cccgccccctccctccctccctccctcccctctgccAATTCACGCAGGAGAAAACCGGCAGGGGAAGGACCCCCTGCCACCCCTTTCTGAGGTGGGCAGAATCCACCCACCATGGCTGAAACGGTGAAGTCCCGGGCGTGCATCTTCTCCGTCAGCCAGTCCACCTTCCTCCGGGTGTTGATGAAGATGACCGCCTGGGTGATGGTCAAGGTCTCGTAGAGGTCACAAAGGGTGTCCAGCTTCCATTCCTTACAGAGGAattaagggaaggagagagaatatTGATTTGGGCAGCTAAGGGTTGAACTTGTGGGGTCCTGGATGGCTGGGCTTGGGTCTcactcgtgacccaactagggaacatcatcagtgcagtggataatgaaacatcaagAGAGGATGAAGGCCTGAGCCAAGGCCGGGTGTATTTTTAAGGGAGGGGGCTGAACCTTTAGCTGCGTTCTAGAACCCTGCAGCCGTCTGGATTCAAAAGGGGGGAAGgctggctggctccaggggcttttgCGCAGCCCAGCCAGAAGCCCCCGAAATAACCACGCtgtgaagccccccccccaccccccccttcGAGCCCTCCTGCGCACTCACCTCCCTCTCCACATTAATGTAGAATTGCCGAATCCCCTCCAAAGTCAGCTCTTCCTTCTTCACTAGGATCCGGATGGGGTCCCTCATGAACTTCTTCGTCACCTCCAGCACATCCATCGGCATGGTGGCAGACAAGAGGACCACCTAagcggttgggggggggggggagagattgagAGCCCAGCTTCTTCCCTGCTTTACCCAAAGCCCccttttccctcccaccccccacctacCCCTTCTGCTTTCATCCTACAGCAAGGGGGCTCCCAACAACTCTttcaagatttgtggatttcaactcccaaaagtccagaaatcttaaaacgttgcagacgggggggggggggggtggggggtggggtgggggtgggtgggtgggtgttaacttaatggcaacagagttggatggaaccttggaggtcatctagtccaaccccctgctcccgcAGGAGACccgtgctagggattcgaatcgctgacctttctgatccaccagctcagtgtcttagccactgagccacccagtCAGGGTATTCTGGGAGTCGAGGCCATAAAGGATGGAGGGAGCTCCTGGCCTagaaagacctccaaggcccctttcaactctgcCCTTCCTGGCTCCTAATTGGGCAACGGGGTCCTCAGAGGTTGATCCCCTGGGAAGAAGGGAAGACCCCCGTCACCCTTTAACAAACCTCAGGATGTGTCTCATCATCAGCATGGCCAGTTTAATAGAGCCTTCAACTTGCTGAGGTTGGAGACGGCTGCTCCGGAGTAGCCCTCCCCCCCTAATGAGACCGGTGGCAAGTAAATTCGACCAATAGCACTAACCCTGCAGGACTTATGGAGTGTTTtatagcccctctctaagcgctttacagagtcagcctcttgcccccaacaaccagcctccttgagcctgctgagattcgatctgccaaattgccggCAGCAGGAGGAGCCTGCAGGACGGCACTCTGACCCCCTCCAAGGAACGGAGTGGCTGGATTTGCTCAGGTGCCCCTTGGGAGGCGCCTCACCTGCGTGTTGCCGCTCAGCTTCTGGAATATATCGTAAATCTGGTCCTTGAAGCCTCGGCTCAACATCTCATCGGCTTCATCCAGCACAAACATCTTGATGAACTTGGgtgctgaggaaggaaggaaggaaactcagGCAGgccgatggagggagggagggccggCCGAGGAGGCTGCCACTGAAAGCTGCTGGTCTCAGGGACATTATCCAGGTATGATCACTTTCCCACTGGCCCCGGGGATTCCTCCCCCTGCCCAGCAGAACGCGGGCCGGAGGAGAAAATGGGGGCACGGGGTCAGATGACACGCATGGGGAAATCATCATGGAACAGCAGCAGGGAAGGAGGGCAGCCCAGAAGAGACTCTGCAGTGTCAACCTTGAAGAAAGAACCACCCTtaacaacacccccccccaatttttttgtAGAGGAAGATAAGAGTTCACTGGAAGTCAagcaaattacaggtagtccttgatttaacttACAACGGTTTGCTTAGTGACATGGTTTTTTTAAacacatccccagggtcacgtgatcaaaattcagaggcttggcaactgacccgtatttatgacggtcgcagagtcctggggtcacgtgatcctcttttgcggggaagtccatggggaagccggattcccttaacttggttactaacttatcaaccgcagtgattcacttaacaaccaaggcaagaaaggtcataaaatgggggaaaagtcacttaacaaatgcctcagttatagccaaaaaaaaaaaatgtgctcaGCTGCATTGTGgtggtaactcgaggactacctgcacagtaGTGCACAGCCAGAACTGAAAATCCCCCACCAAAACCCCCAAGTCTAACTTTTCCCTCTCCCACGATGTCAAATCAAATTCAAGCAAGATTTTTCCAGAAGGGTTGCTTCAAATTTTGTTTCCCTCGAAGCTTCTCCCTCCCCCTGCCCACCCAACCCCCTCCCACCCAGAGTTCATGGCAGCTGAGGCTGAATGTTTGCAGAGGGCAAGATGGCCGGTGAGACCCTCCCATTAACGAAGAGCTGGATGGAAGAGTCTTGGGAAATGTGCAGCCCCCAAGGCAACTGGCCCCAAGGCCTCTCTGGCTAGGACtgtgtatgtgtgggtgtgtTGGGGGGCAAGAGTTCCAGGCTCCGTGTGTGTCCAGCAGTGTGTACTCACACAAGTATCTTCTGTTCAGCATGTCGAACACACGCCCTGGGGTCCCCACAATGATATGGGGAGCTTCCATCTGCAGCTTCTGAACTTCAGCTCGGACGTTTGTCCCTCCTATGCAGGCGTGGCAGGAGGCCCCCATGTAGTCCCCGAGAGCCATGACCACCTTCTGGATCTGTCAGGAGGAGGAGAACGACGCCGTCAGGGACACGTGGGGACGAGGCTGGGCTGGGCAAAGGAGTCCTGTCCTGGAGGGTTTTCCTGCCATTCGCACAGCCTCCCCTGTTTCCCCAGCATGAACCAGCCATCAGCCACTGGGAGAGACGCTGTGCTGGGATGAATGAGGAAAGCAGTTGCTCTGTCCCTGCTAGATGTAAGAAGCCGCCACGGTCAGAGGCTCTTCTTTGCCCAGTTAGCAGGGGACCGGAGGGATGCAGCTCAGACTGAGGAGCGTTGCCAAGCCCCCCTCAGGCTCACAAGTGCGCTTTTGGCACCACGGGAGACACATTCGTGCATTCAGAGAAGattggagagagagggaaagagatggGCAgacaaaaagagagggagggagaggaagaaagagacaaacagggggaggaagaaaaagaaacagatacggagggagggagagaaagacaaacaaagagaaagagagggaaagaaaaaagagatagaggaagaaaagaaagaaaagggaaagacaggaagaaagagaggaaggaagagagaggcaaAGAAAGGGAAGAGCCCTACCTGCTGAGCCAGCTCCCTAGTTGGGGCCAGCACCAGGGCCTGGGTAGCTTTCAGATCCAGCTCAATCTGCTGCAAGATGGAGATGGCAAAGGTGGCTGTCTTCCCAGTGCCAGACTGGGCTTGGGCGATCACATCATATCctgagaaggaaaaaggaggggagTTAATCAGAGTTAACCACAGCTTGCACCACCACCCCAACCCCGGCCTTCCAGACAGAAGCCACATTGCCCATATGATCCGCTTTGGTGTCTCCCCAGCATGAACCAGCGAGCAGCCACTGGGAAGGACACTGCCTGGGATGACTGGAGCTTGCTCCTGTTCCCCTGGTAGATGCAAGGTGGCACCTTCTGCCCATTAgcaagggtggggggaggaaatggagaagcCACCAGATGTGAGTCTATTTGGGGACTTCCACAGCTGGTTtgccagctgacaaactcagaaGCAGAGCTTGTCCCAAGAACTGAGACATCATCTCCCTGCATAACCCTTTTCTTCCATCCTTAGAACAGATTCAAgtcccagagcaggatggagggatggatgggacTCCCTACAAAACTCTCCAGGATTCATCTAACTGCCCCCCCCTCCTTGCAAAATCCCCAGAAACTTGTGAATTTTTTACGTTTTCTTTCCCGATCAAATATTGACAGGAGTCCCTGGAGCTCTCCCAGCTGGATTATTTCCATGCAGACTTTTTATTACacgaactaggtaacgtcatcagtgctagaagggagtgcagTTTGCTTGCGGAAATCTGCAAATTTCACATTCAGTAGCACTGATCACGTTCCCtaactgggtcatgaaacgtcttccaGAAACTCAACCCAGCtcggaaagcaccaaggacccctcctgtCAACCCTAAACTACAAAATTCTCCTTTACTTAAAATCAAATTTACATTATCTTTTTTGACCAAAATGTATATTGTTAGGCAACATCTATTGTTCCCAAACGCTAAACGGTGCTCAAGTTGCCTAGAAACCGCCACTGGCAATGACGACTTCTTATTTTGGGTGATCTTATCTAGGCTCACCCTTGATACAAGGGAGAATGGCTCGCTGTTGGATAGCAGAGGGTTTCTCAAAACCGTAAGCGTAGATTCCTCGCAGGAGGGACTCCGAAAGGTTCATATCGTCAAAGCTGTCGACAATCTCATTCCAGTTGctctgtgggaagaaagggaCACATGATCAGCCTAGGAACTCCTCTCCCCAAAGGGAAACTCTGAACCCCCAGCCGCAAAAATCCCTAAGCAGAAAACCAGGAATGGTTTCTATAGTCTTCATGGCGACTATAGCATCAGGCTCAGGCTTCCTGCCACCGCCAAGTGGGGTGAAACCACGGATCCCCTTCCCAATTTACATCAATTCccaagtgggggggggcaggctcCATTTTTTGGATGGGGGGGGACACACGACAATCCTTCACAGGAACTAGAAGCCTAGGCATGGGCCAAGCTTCCTGCCACCTCCAAATGGGGTGAAACCATGCCCCCCACTCCCTACTACATTCCTAAGGGGGAG
Above is a window of Ahaetulla prasina isolate Xishuangbanna chromosome 4, ASM2864084v1, whole genome shotgun sequence DNA encoding:
- the EIF4A1 gene encoding eukaryotic initiation factor 4A-I isoform X1; this encodes MSASQESRPRDNGPDGMDPDGVIESNWNEIVDSFDDMNLSESLLRGIYAYGFEKPSAIQQRAILPCIKGYDVIAQAQSGTGKTATFAISILQQIELDLKATQALVLAPTRELAQQIQKVVMALGDYMGASCHACIGGTNVRAEVQKLQMEAPHIIVGTPGRVFDMLNRRYLSPKFIKMFVLDEADEMLSRGFKDQIYDIFQKLSGNTQVVLLSATMPMDVLEVTKKFMRDPIRILVKKEELTLEGIRQFYINVEREEWKLDTLCDLYETLTITQAVIFINTRRKVDWLTEKMHARDFTVSAMHGDMDQKERDVIMREFRSGSSRVLITTDLLARGIDVQQVSLVINYDLPTNRENYIHRIGRGGRFGRKGVAINMVTEEDKRTLRDIETFYNTSIEEMPLNVADLI
- the EIF4A1 gene encoding eukaryotic initiation factor 4A-I isoform X2 → MNLSESLLRGIYAYGFEKPSAIQQRAILPCIKGYDVIAQAQSGTGKTATFAISILQQIELDLKATQALVLAPTRELAQQIQKVVMALGDYMGASCHACIGGTNVRAEVQKLQMEAPHIIVGTPGRVFDMLNRRYLSPKFIKMFVLDEADEMLSRGFKDQIYDIFQKLSGNTQVVLLSATMPMDVLEVTKKFMRDPIRILVKKEELTLEGIRQFYINVEREEWKLDTLCDLYETLTITQAVIFINTRRKVDWLTEKMHARDFTVSAMHGDMDQKERDVIMREFRSGSSRVLITTDLLARGIDVQQVSLVINYDLPTNRENYIHRIGRGGRFGRKGVAINMVTEEDKRTLRDIETFYNTSIEEMPLNVADLI